The following coding sequences are from one Aeromicrobium duanguangcaii window:
- the dacB gene encoding D-alanyl-D-alanine carboxypeptidase/D-alanyl-D-alanine endopeptidase — protein MTARGARRGRRTPAAWVLPLLVLVTLASIAALYVRGDLNPILCDGPCGPQYVTPPEGLATQSPDPDEAAAVGSGPIDGRELAAAVAGPLRSEALGGRTSLVAVDARDGKVLVDEGDGAQIPASTTKLLTAVAVLDAWGPDARFTTSVVRDGGRLVLVGGGDPYLTDAKSKGSSVERADLATLAGATAKKVGRGPVTLGYDVSLFEGPEVSPAWEDGYVGSVVAPVSPLWIDRGRVGAGRSTDPAADAARRFAELLRARGVEVTGEPTETRASGATIATVRSAPLSRIVEQFLADSDNEVAEVLLRQAAIKAGQPGSFAGGAKVVSQVLSEAGVDTAGLVINDGSGLSRKNRISARTLAETMAEVSSRPRLGSILSGLPVGGFSGTLEDRYVRSGQARGLVRAKTGTLTGVHALSGVVTLSGGRPVAFALMSDDTKDVNPFVTQAALDRVVAAMADCACGA, from the coding sequence GTGACAGCCCGTGGCGCCCGCAGGGGGCGAAGAACGCCTGCCGCATGGGTGCTGCCGTTGCTCGTGCTGGTCACCCTCGCGTCGATCGCGGCGCTCTATGTGCGAGGTGACCTGAACCCCATCTTGTGCGACGGCCCGTGTGGCCCGCAATACGTGACGCCGCCGGAGGGTCTGGCCACGCAGTCGCCCGATCCCGACGAGGCGGCTGCGGTCGGTTCGGGTCCGATCGACGGACGCGAGTTGGCCGCGGCTGTTGCCGGCCCGTTGCGGTCCGAGGCGCTCGGCGGCCGGACGAGTCTCGTGGCGGTCGATGCCCGCGACGGCAAGGTCCTCGTCGACGAGGGCGACGGGGCGCAGATCCCGGCCTCGACGACGAAGCTGCTGACCGCGGTCGCGGTCCTGGACGCCTGGGGACCGGACGCCCGGTTCACGACCTCGGTCGTGCGCGACGGCGGGCGTCTCGTCCTCGTGGGCGGCGGCGATCCGTATCTGACGGACGCGAAGTCGAAGGGCTCCTCGGTCGAGCGGGCCGACCTGGCGACCCTGGCCGGGGCCACGGCGAAGAAGGTCGGGCGCGGCCCGGTCACGCTGGGCTACGACGTCTCCCTGTTCGAGGGTCCGGAGGTCAGCCCCGCGTGGGAGGACGGCTATGTCGGCAGCGTCGTCGCGCCGGTCAGCCCGCTGTGGATCGACCGTGGCCGCGTGGGCGCGGGCCGCTCGACCGATCCGGCCGCCGACGCGGCCCGCCGATTCGCCGAGTTGTTGCGGGCGCGCGGCGTCGAGGTCACCGGCGAGCCGACCGAGACGAGGGCCTCGGGCGCGACGATCGCCACGGTGCGCAGTGCGCCGCTGTCGCGGATCGTCGAGCAGTTCCTCGCCGACTCCGACAACGAGGTCGCCGAGGTGCTGCTGCGGCAGGCCGCGATCAAGGCGGGCCAGCCGGGCTCGTTCGCCGGTGGCGCCAAGGTCGTCTCGCAGGTCCTGTCCGAGGCGGGCGTGGACACCGCCGGGCTCGTGATCAACGACGGCAGCGGGCTGTCGCGCAAGAACCGGATCTCCGCGCGGACGCTCGCCGAGACGATGGCCGAGGTCTCCTCGAGGCCACGGCTCGGATCGATCCTCAGCGGCCTGCCGGTCGGCGGGTTCAGCGGCACGCTCGAGGACCGGTACGTCCGGTCGGGGCAGGCGCGCGGTCTGGTCCGGGCCAAGACGGGCACCCTCACGGGTGTCCACGCGCTGTCGGGCGTGGTGACACTCTCGGGCGGCCGGCCGGTCGCGTTCGCGCTGATGTCCGACGACACGAAGGACGTCAACCCGTTCGTCACGCAGGCGGCCCTCGACCGGGTCGTGGCCGCGATGGCCGACTGCGCCTGCGGGGCCTAG
- a CDS encoding inorganic diphosphatase yields the protein MRQAFFAPCGRHGLSRASDYVTAIPSQAGGTVFFDVTVEIPKGERNKYELDHKTHRIRLDRTLFTSMQYPADYGFIDNTLGNDGDPLDALVILPFPTFPGCVIECRAIGMFKMTDEAGGDDKILCVPAGDPRHEHLQDVGDVSDFDLGEIQHFFETYKDLEPGKSVEEGSEWVGREEAEAEIHASFKRFEDNGGY from the coding sequence ATGCGGCAGGCGTTCTTCGCCCCCTGCGGGCGCCACGGGCTGTCACGTGCGTCAGACTATGTGACAGCCATTCCCAGCCAAGCCGGAGGAACCGTGTTTTTCGACGTCACCGTGGAGATCCCCAAGGGCGAGCGCAACAAGTACGAGCTCGACCACAAGACGCACCGCATCCGACTCGACCGCACGCTGTTCACGTCGATGCAGTACCCGGCCGACTACGGCTTCATCGACAACACCCTCGGCAACGACGGTGACCCGCTCGACGCGCTCGTCATCCTGCCGTTCCCGACGTTCCCCGGCTGCGTCATCGAGTGCCGCGCGATCGGCATGTTCAAGATGACCGACGAGGCCGGCGGCGACGACAAGATCCTCTGCGTCCCCGCGGGCGACCCGCGCCACGAGCACCTGCAGGACGTCGGCGACGTGTCCGACTTCGATCTCGGTGAGATCCAGCACTTCTTCGAGACCTACAAGGACCTCGAGCCCGGCAAGTCCGTCGAGGAAGGCTCCGAGTGGGTCGGCCGCGAAGAGGCCGAGGCCGAGATCCACGCCAGCTTCAAGCGCTTCGAGGACAACGGCGGCTACTGA
- a CDS encoding TetR/AcrR family transcriptional regulator, with protein MPETKVSRAERQRQTRERLIEVAAQMFLAVGYAGTSLDKVAVEAGFSKGAVYSNFAGKEELCMAVLDTIHAEKIRLVQAVFAEDTSLESRLKSFVEWSRTGLGEPQWTALEVEFAAVARNNPWVASELVKRHREIRRLIGQLISATIEEADLETTIPVEHVATALLALGAGLGGLRALDPKIDPDVFGVVLAGLVRPRREVRGDA; from the coding sequence GTGCCGGAAACGAAGGTGAGCCGGGCGGAGCGTCAGCGCCAGACGCGCGAACGCCTGATCGAGGTCGCGGCGCAGATGTTCCTCGCCGTCGGCTATGCCGGAACCTCGCTGGACAAGGTCGCCGTCGAGGCGGGCTTCTCCAAGGGCGCCGTCTACTCCAACTTCGCCGGCAAGGAAGAGCTCTGCATGGCAGTGCTCGACACGATCCATGCCGAGAAGATCCGCCTCGTCCAGGCGGTCTTCGCCGAGGACACGTCGCTCGAGTCGCGCCTCAAGAGCTTCGTCGAGTGGTCACGAACGGGCCTGGGCGAGCCGCAGTGGACGGCCCTCGAGGTCGAGTTCGCCGCAGTCGCTCGGAACAACCCGTGGGTCGCGTCCGAGCTGGTCAAGCGCCACCGCGAGATCCGCCGGCTGATCGGTCAGCTGATCTCGGCCACGATCGAGGAGGCCGACCTCGAGACGACGATCCCCGTCGAGCACGTCGCGACGGCCCTGCTGGCGCTGGGCGCCGGCCTGGGCGGCCTGCGTGCGCTCGACCCGAAGATCGACCCGGACGTGTTCGGAGTGGTGCTGGCCGGACTGGTCCGTCCCCGGCGCGAGGTGCGCGGGGACGCCTGA
- a CDS encoding SCO6745 family protein has protein sequence MTSRAMWNAIETLHAGVYFAPDSKARYEAAGLKGYWMGYFASRSAALGRPGPALVLATFHSFAPRMVARAVPDAWHLSDPESVLEARYSLARDLLAPVADAATSLAPRVRPVLDGVDWAGKPLAAAHADLPRSEDPLIDFWQSVTALREYRGDCHVAVLTAAGLGGAAANVLAAATGWGWFADQRTMRGWTEDEWAAAISDLATRGWLSADGTATETGRAARNQLEDATDRVVAAGLDREATSRLVTLEADLVAMADAWAEAHPALAPSRASHGH, from the coding sequence ATGACTTCACGGGCGATGTGGAACGCGATCGAGACCTTGCACGCAGGCGTCTACTTCGCGCCCGACTCCAAGGCCCGGTACGAGGCGGCCGGGCTCAAGGGCTACTGGATGGGCTACTTCGCCAGCCGCTCGGCGGCGCTGGGGCGGCCGGGACCGGCGCTGGTGCTGGCCACCTTCCACAGCTTCGCGCCCCGGATGGTCGCCCGGGCCGTGCCGGACGCCTGGCACCTCTCCGACCCCGAGAGCGTGCTGGAGGCGCGGTACTCGCTCGCCCGCGACCTGCTCGCGCCGGTGGCCGACGCCGCGACGTCGCTGGCGCCGCGGGTGCGCCCGGTGCTGGACGGCGTCGACTGGGCCGGCAAGCCGCTGGCCGCCGCCCACGCCGACCTGCCTCGCTCGGAGGACCCGCTCATCGACTTCTGGCAGTCCGTCACCGCCTTGCGTGAGTACCGCGGCGACTGCCACGTGGCCGTCCTCACCGCCGCGGGGCTCGGTGGCGCCGCCGCGAACGTACTGGCCGCGGCGACCGGGTGGGGCTGGTTCGCCGACCAGCGCACGATGCGCGGCTGGACCGAGGACGAATGGGCGGCCGCCATCTCCGACCTCGCGACGCGCGGCTGGCTGAGCGCCGACGGCACGGCCACCGAGACGGGCCGGGCGGCGCGCAACCAGCTGGAAGACGCGACCGATCGCGTCGTGGCCGCCGGGCTCGACCGCGAGGCGACCTCGCGACTGGTGACCCTCGAGGCCGATCTCGTGGCCATGGCCGACGCCTGGGCCGAGGCACACCCGGCGCTCGCGCCGAGCCGCGCCTCCCACGGCCACTGA
- the cobT gene encoding nicotinate-nucleotide--dimethylbenzimidazole phosphoribosyltransferase: protein MITPPSPTVRDAARDRLSALAIPAGALGRLGEVAVWWSSVRGETTPAPPSHVRAVVFAGDHGVASHGVSAYPSAITGAMVRAFVSGVAGVSVLARQHDVTLRVLDLGVDGDFPDLDPALGEFKVRRGTEPIHLTDAMTANETRQAIDAGRRIAEQEIAAGADLLIGGDMGIGNTTPAVALIAGALGLAAEDVVGRGTGIDDAGLALKTDVVATALKRAGDRVADPVELLAALGSPDLAAQASFISTAAQAGVPVLLDGVISVAAAIVAERLTPGVAPWLAAGHRSTEQAQWRALDALGLEPLLDLDMRLGEGSGAVTAVPIVRSAALLLSQMALLDELM, encoded by the coding sequence ATGATCACCCCGCCCTCCCCGACCGTTCGGGACGCCGCTCGCGACCGACTCTCCGCCCTCGCCATCCCCGCCGGGGCCCTCGGCCGACTCGGGGAGGTCGCGGTGTGGTGGTCCTCCGTGCGCGGCGAGACGACCCCCGCTCCCCCGTCGCACGTGCGGGCCGTGGTGTTCGCCGGCGACCACGGGGTCGCCTCCCACGGCGTCTCGGCCTACCCGTCGGCCATCACCGGCGCCATGGTGCGCGCGTTCGTCAGCGGCGTCGCGGGCGTCTCGGTGCTGGCCCGTCAGCACGACGTCACGCTGCGGGTGCTGGACCTGGGCGTCGACGGTGACTTCCCCGACCTCGACCCCGCCCTGGGCGAGTTCAAGGTGCGCCGCGGGACCGAGCCGATCCACCTGACCGACGCGATGACCGCCAACGAGACCCGGCAGGCCATCGACGCCGGCCGCCGGATCGCCGAGCAGGAGATCGCGGCCGGCGCCGACCTGCTGATCGGTGGCGACATGGGCATCGGGAACACGACCCCGGCGGTCGCGCTGATCGCCGGCGCCCTGGGCCTGGCGGCCGAGGACGTCGTCGGGCGCGGCACCGGGATCGACGACGCCGGGCTCGCCCTCAAGACCGACGTCGTCGCGACGGCCCTGAAGCGGGCGGGCGACCGCGTGGCCGATCCGGTCGAGCTGCTCGCCGCTCTCGGTAGCCCCGACCTCGCCGCGCAGGCGTCGTTCATCTCGACCGCCGCGCAGGCGGGTGTGCCGGTGTTGCTGGACGGCGTGATCTCCGTGGCCGCCGCGATCGTCGCCGAACGCCTCACCCCCGGGGTGGCGCCCTGGCTCGCCGCCGGTCACCGCTCCACCGAGCAGGCCCAGTGGCGCGCGCTGGACGCGCTCGGCCTGGAGCCGCTGCTGGATCTCGACATGCGACTGGGTGAGGGATCGGGCGCCGTCACGGCGGTGCCCATCGTCCGGTCGGCCGCGCTGCTGCTGTCGCAGATGGCGCTCCTGGACGAGTTGATGTGA
- a CDS encoding adenosylcobinamide-GDP ribazoletransferase yields MSRFSDAVRLSTGTFSAVPVPAPRRVDRETAGIAVAIAPLAVLPVGLLVAAVAWGARELGLAQIVVGALAIGVGAWATRGFHLDGLADTADALASSYDRERALTVARTGDVGPAGAATLVLVLLVQAASAGAVATYWSWGPAAVGILWCLARAGATVGLRRGVPAARQDGMGATFAGSVPVVALVAVWLLVAAAAVAVTGLTGASIAQGLVTAVATLLVMFAVVAHVVRRLGGIIGDAVGASVEIALAVLLIGFAAVVA; encoded by the coding sequence GTGAGCCGGTTCTCCGACGCGGTCCGGCTGTCGACCGGCACCTTCAGCGCCGTCCCGGTCCCGGCGCCCCGGCGCGTCGATCGCGAGACGGCCGGCATCGCCGTCGCGATCGCCCCATTGGCCGTCCTGCCGGTCGGCCTGCTCGTCGCCGCCGTCGCGTGGGGAGCCCGTGAGCTGGGGCTGGCACAGATCGTGGTCGGAGCGCTCGCCATCGGTGTCGGCGCCTGGGCCACGCGGGGGTTCCATCTCGACGGCCTGGCCGACACCGCGGACGCGTTGGCGTCGTCCTACGACCGCGAGCGAGCACTGACGGTCGCCCGCACCGGCGACGTCGGACCGGCCGGCGCGGCCACGCTCGTCCTGGTCCTGCTCGTCCAGGCGGCCTCCGCCGGCGCGGTGGCCACGTACTGGTCGTGGGGACCCGCAGCGGTCGGCATCCTGTGGTGTCTGGCCCGCGCCGGCGCCACGGTGGGGCTGCGCCGCGGCGTCCCGGCCGCCCGGCAGGACGGCATGGGCGCGACCTTCGCGGGCAGCGTGCCGGTCGTGGCCCTCGTCGCCGTCTGGCTCCTCGTGGCGGCAGCCGCCGTGGCCGTCACCGGCCTCACCGGCGCCTCGATCGCGCAGGGCCTCGTCACCGCCGTGGCTACGCTGCTGGTCATGTTCGCGGTCGTCGCCCACGTCGTGCGTCGCCTCGGCGGCATCATCGGCGACGCCGTAGGCGCCAGCGTCGAGATCGCGCTCGCGGTCCTGCTGATCGGGTTCGCGGCGGTCGTCGCATGA
- a CDS encoding DNA-3-methyladenine glycosylase I, whose translation MTFIGPDGAPRCDWAGGAPGFVEYHDTEWGFPVSDDVRLFEKFCLEGFQSGLSWRTILDKRENFRAAFAGFDLETVAGYDESDVASLLQDAGIVRHRGKIEATINNAARALELIETEGSLAAYVWRHEPDPAEVPVPQSLTTSPTATAMSKDLKKRGWKFVGPTTVFSFMEAMGLINDHTHDCVVRAQVDTARAAFVRPS comes from the coding sequence ATGACCTTCATCGGACCCGACGGCGCACCACGCTGCGACTGGGCCGGCGGCGCCCCCGGGTTCGTCGAGTACCACGACACCGAGTGGGGCTTCCCCGTCTCCGACGACGTGCGCCTGTTCGAGAAGTTCTGCCTCGAGGGATTCCAGTCCGGCCTGTCGTGGCGCACGATCCTGGACAAGCGCGAGAACTTCCGCGCCGCGTTCGCCGGGTTCGACCTCGAGACGGTCGCCGGCTACGACGAGTCCGACGTCGCTAGTCTCCTGCAGGACGCGGGCATCGTCCGGCACCGCGGCAAGATCGAGGCCACCATCAACAACGCCGCGCGCGCCCTCGAGCTGATCGAGACAGAGGGTTCCCTGGCGGCGTACGTCTGGCGGCACGAGCCCGACCCCGCCGAGGTGCCCGTCCCCCAGTCGCTGACCACCTCGCCGACCGCCACCGCGATGTCGAAGGACCTCAAGAAGCGGGGTTGGAAGTTCGTCGGCCCCACGACCGTCTTCTCGTTCATGGAGGCGATGGGGCTGATCAACGACCACACGCACGACTGCGTCGTGCGGGCGCAGGTCGACACGGCCCGCGCCGCGTTCGTCCGCCCGTCCTGA
- a CDS encoding bifunctional adenosylcobinamide kinase/adenosylcobinamide-phosphate guanylyltransferase: MRTLITGGVRSGKSFQAESLVVGAPDVTYIAPGPPPDPEFDPDWAARVRAHRERRPEHWKTIETSDLEQAIAMADTPVIIDCLGTWVTSLIDELDGWDQTLDEWEPLLWKRVEDAISAMTAHAEDVVVVTNEVGWGVVPETRSGRLFRDLLGTVNQRFADDCDEVLLVVSGRVLRL; the protein is encoded by the coding sequence ATGAGGACCCTGATCACCGGTGGTGTGCGCTCCGGCAAGTCGTTCCAGGCCGAGTCGTTGGTCGTCGGCGCGCCCGACGTCACGTACATCGCCCCCGGTCCGCCGCCGGACCCCGAGTTCGACCCCGACTGGGCGGCCCGGGTCCGGGCCCATCGCGAGCGTCGTCCCGAGCACTGGAAGACGATCGAGACCAGCGATCTGGAGCAGGCGATCGCCATGGCCGACACCCCGGTCATCATCGACTGCCTCGGCACATGGGTCACCTCGCTGATCGACGAGCTCGACGGGTGGGACCAGACCCTCGACGAGTGGGAGCCGCTGCTGTGGAAGCGGGTCGAGGACGCCATCTCGGCGATGACCGCTCACGCCGAGGACGTCGTCGTGGTGACCAACGAGGTCGGGTGGGGCGTCGTTCCCGAGACGCGCTCGGGCCGGCTGTTCCGCGACCTGCTCGGCACGGTCAACCAGCGGTTCGCCGACGACTGCGACGAGGTCCTGCTGGTCGTCTCGGGCCGCGTGCTGCGGCTCTGA
- a CDS encoding ECF transporter S component: MSASRTRVAVPVTLRSALVLTAASIAGLVMLLWPLIISPTPGETRVDQPFLFMALMPVVVLVVIAELSEGGLDSKALAMLGVLSAINAAVRPLGAGVAGVELVFFLLILGGRVFGAGFGFVLGCTSLFASALLTSGVGPWLPFQMLCAAWVGMGAGLLPRRVTGRAEIVMLAGYAIVAAYGFGLLMNLSSWPFTLGIAIPGAEDSLSMVPGDPVLDNLHRFLVFTLLTSFWGWDLGRAITNVLLIVTLGPAVLATLRRAARRARYLPKETS; the protein is encoded by the coding sequence ATGAGCGCGTCCCGGACCCGGGTCGCCGTCCCGGTGACCCTGCGCTCGGCGCTGGTCCTGACCGCCGCCAGCATCGCCGGCCTGGTCATGCTGCTGTGGCCGTTGATCATCTCGCCGACGCCCGGCGAGACGCGCGTCGACCAGCCGTTCCTGTTCATGGCCCTCATGCCCGTCGTGGTCCTGGTCGTGATCGCCGAGCTCTCCGAGGGCGGCCTGGACTCCAAGGCGCTGGCGATGCTGGGCGTGCTGAGCGCGATCAACGCGGCCGTGCGGCCGCTCGGCGCGGGCGTGGCGGGGGTCGAGCTGGTCTTCTTCCTGCTGATCCTCGGCGGGCGCGTCTTCGGGGCCGGGTTCGGCTTCGTCCTGGGCTGCACGAGCCTCTTCGCGTCGGCGTTGCTGACCTCGGGGGTGGGGCCCTGGCTGCCGTTCCAGATGCTGTGCGCCGCATGGGTGGGGATGGGCGCCGGCCTGTTGCCGCGCCGGGTCACCGGCCGAGCCGAGATCGTGATGCTCGCCGGGTACGCGATCGTCGCGGCGTACGGGTTCGGCCTGCTGATGAACCTCTCGTCGTGGCCGTTCACGCTCGGCATCGCGATCCCCGGCGCCGAGGACTCGCTGTCGATGGTCCCCGGCGACCCGGTGCTCGACAACCTGCACCGGTTCCTCGTGTTCACCCTGCTGACCTCGTTCTGGGGCTGGGACCTGGGGCGAGCGATCACGAACGTGCTGCTGATCGTGACGCTGGGCCCGGCCGTCCTGGCCACCCTGAGGCGTGCCGCCCGGCGCGCCCGCTACCTCCCGAAGGAGACGTCATGA
- a CDS encoding ABC transporter ATP-binding protein: MISFDDVTFWYDGADVPTLAGVDLEIDEGELVLVSGRTGSGKSTLLAMVNGLVPHFTGGTLAGDIRIDGASIVGRPPRELAHLVGYVAQDPLSGFVADVVEDELAYGMEHLGLDPQTMRRRVEETLDLLGIADLRRRSVRSLSGGQQQRVAIGSVLTMHPRVLVLDEPTSALDPTAAEDVLATIARLVDDLALTVIVAEHRMERVVPFADRLVLVEDGRVRIGDPAELLVDAPVAPPLVQLGRLADWRPLPLSVREARRRVKPLAARLGPPPVPPTPERRPALQARGITVRYGHFTAVDGVDLRVGHGEVVALMGRNGSGKSSLLWAVQGTGDRTTGVVDVDGVDPGDVRPAEARMLVGLVPQTAADLLYLETVDRECAAADDQAGVAPGTCRALLERLAPGIVGRRHPRDLSEGQKLALVLAVVLTAQPAVVALDEPTRGLDYPGKAELARILHDLAADGHGIVVSSHDVEFVAAVADTVVVLADGEVVSSGPVREVLAESPAFAPQVSKVLGPDWLTVDEVAAALPSEVVR; the protein is encoded by the coding sequence ATGATCTCCTTCGACGACGTCACCTTCTGGTACGACGGGGCCGACGTGCCGACGCTGGCCGGGGTCGACCTCGAGATCGACGAGGGCGAGCTGGTGCTGGTCTCCGGCCGCACCGGGTCGGGCAAGTCGACCCTGCTCGCCATGGTGAACGGACTCGTGCCGCACTTCACCGGCGGCACGCTCGCCGGTGACATCCGCATCGACGGCGCCTCCATCGTGGGCCGTCCGCCGCGCGAGCTGGCGCACCTCGTGGGCTACGTGGCCCAGGACCCCCTCTCGGGATTCGTCGCCGACGTGGTCGAGGACGAGCTGGCCTACGGCATGGAGCACCTCGGTCTCGACCCGCAGACGATGCGCCGCCGGGTCGAGGAGACGCTCGACCTGCTCGGGATCGCCGACCTGCGACGACGCTCCGTGCGGTCCCTGTCCGGCGGCCAGCAGCAGCGCGTGGCCATCGGATCGGTCCTGACGATGCACCCGCGCGTGCTCGTGCTCGACGAGCCCACCTCCGCGCTCGACCCCACCGCGGCCGAGGACGTCCTGGCGACCATCGCCCGCCTCGTCGACGACCTCGCGCTCACCGTGATCGTCGCGGAGCACCGGATGGAGCGAGTGGTTCCCTTCGCCGACCGGCTGGTGCTGGTCGAGGACGGCCGGGTCCGCATCGGCGATCCGGCCGAGCTCCTCGTCGATGCCCCGGTCGCGCCCCCGCTCGTGCAGCTGGGACGGCTGGCTGATTGGCGGCCGCTGCCGCTGTCGGTGCGCGAGGCCCGGCGTCGGGTCAAGCCGCTGGCCGCGCGGCTCGGACCGCCGCCCGTGCCGCCCACCCCCGAGCGTCGACCGGCGTTGCAGGCGCGAGGCATCACGGTGCGCTACGGGCACTTCACCGCCGTCGACGGCGTCGACCTGCGGGTCGGGCACGGCGAGGTGGTGGCCCTCATGGGTCGCAACGGCTCGGGCAAGAGCTCGCTGCTGTGGGCGGTGCAGGGCACCGGCGACCGCACCACCGGCGTCGTCGACGTGGACGGAGTCGACCCCGGTGACGTGCGGCCGGCCGAGGCGCGGATGCTCGTCGGTCTCGTGCCGCAGACGGCCGCCGACCTGCTCTACCTCGAGACGGTCGACCGCGAGTGCGCCGCCGCCGACGACCAGGCCGGCGTCGCCCCGGGAACCTGCCGGGCCCTGCTGGAGCGGTTGGCGCCGGGCATCGTGGGACGGCGTCACCCGCGCGACCTGTCCGAGGGCCAGAAGCTGGCGCTCGTCCTGGCCGTCGTGCTGACCGCCCAGCCCGCGGTGGTGGCGCTCGACGAGCCCACGCGCGGCCTGGACTATCCCGGCAAGGCGGAGCTGGCGCGCATCCTGCACGACCTGGCCGCCGACGGGCACGGCATCGTCGTGTCCAGTCACGACGTCGAGTTCGTCGCCGCGGTGGCCGACACGGTCGTCGTCCTCGCGGACGGCGAGGTCGTCTCGTCCGGCCCGGTGCGCGAGGTGCTGGCCGAGTCGCCGGCGTTCGCGCCGCAGGTCTCCAAGGTGCTCGGTCCCGACTGGCTCACGGTCGACGAGGTGGCCGCCGCGCTGCCGTCGGAGGTCGTCCGATGA